Proteins encoded by one window of Lathyrus oleraceus cultivar Zhongwan6 chromosome 1, CAAS_Psat_ZW6_1.0, whole genome shotgun sequence:
- the LOC127091090 gene encoding uncharacterized protein LOC127091090: MIQRRVVVERELGKDVVEVNEVMDLIKATGLLKTVVGFSQCYEGELEATDNEVCREITARQVKGWPIKKHLPARKLTVNYAILHKIAAANWHASTNAVKLPIAFPSMICGIILNQHPDILRSNDLPSRRKPALSVHYKLFEGCHVEDIVMTSAMKKPVLKVGTIAELKETCKEMSEGIRVATTRKQSLEALIASLEQAKGEHIEHAKEAEAHTSSERSTNNDETSGNSVSGADEDASSSSTA, from the exons ATGATTCAAAGAAGGGTAGTTGTGGAAAGGGAGTTGGGAAAAGATGTTGTTGAAGTCAATgaggtcatggacctgataaAGGCTACTGGGTTGTTGAAGACTGTGGTTGGGTTCTCTCAATGCTATGAGG GTGAATTGGaagctacagacaatgaggtTTGTAGAGAGATTACAGCTAGGCAGGTGAAAGGTTGGCCtattaaaaagcatcttcctgctAGGAAGTTGACTGTCAATTATGCTATATTGCATAAAATAGCAGctgcaaattgg CATGCATCTACTAATGCAGTTAAGTTGCctattgcctttccctctatgatttgtgggattatcctgaaTCAACACCCTGATATTTTGCGTTCTAATGACTtacctagtagaagaaaacctgctcTGTCTGTGCACTATAAACTGTTTGAAGGCTGTCATGTCGAagatattgtcatgacatctgccatgAAAAAGCCAGTCTTAAAAGTTGGAACAATTGCTGAGCTTAAGGAGACTTGTAAAGAGATGAgtgaagggataagggtagcaacaacTAGGAAGCAATCATTGGAAGCcttgattgcaagcttggagcaagctAAAGGTGAACATATTGAAcatgctaaggaagctgaagcccacacctctagtgagaggtctaCAAACAATGATGAGACAAGTGGCAATTCTGTTTCTGGTGCTGATGAAGATGCGAGCTCAAGCTCTACTGCTTAG